GCAGCTGGGGCGCGAGGCGCGCGCGGATTGGCCGCGccagggcggcggcggcggcgtgcGCCTGACGCACCTGTATGCCCGGATGAGGAAGTAGAGCACGGCCAGGACGATGAGGCCCGTGACCACGTAGAGGGAACGCAGAAGCGGCGAGTCCGGCGAGCCCAGCGGCCAAGGGTGTGTGCTGTTGTGCGGCGCGCCCGGCTGGCTCCCGTTCGTCACGGCGGGCTGCAGCAAGAGCGTGGCCTGCGTGCGGCGCAGCGACGGGGGCGTGGGGTCCTCGGCTCCGCACAGCAGCGCCGGCAGCAGCAGCACCGGCAGGAGCCGCGGCGGCAGCACATGCGGCCCCATAGCGCGGCGGAAGCGGtagccgcgccccgcccccgcaaGGAGCAGTCACTCACTGGCGCGGGGGTGGGGCCAGCCAATGGcccgcgggggcggggcctggctcCCGGAAACGCCCGGCCCGCTACCGCCCCCGACTGCTCACCCCGCTTCACCCGAGCCGGGGAGGTACCCCGCGCGCACCCCGCCCCCGAAGGCTCAGAGCCGCAGTTCTGTCCCCGGCCCAGAGCGTGAGCACCGCGGCCGCCCCGCAGGGGGGCTACGATGAGGGGACAGGCGCGACCGTGCCCtgcgggcctccctcccacctgggcTCTGGAACTCTCGCGTCCCCGCCCCCAATCGCCCTGGGCTTTGGTAACACCAGCACGGTGGCCCGCTGTCCCTGGCCTTTCCGGAGGGGAGACCTGTTCCGGCTGTGAGCCTGGGCATCCCGCCTTTGGCGGGGGCCAGGAGGGACCAGACACACCCCGTGGGAGAAGGCGGGGTACCAGTGACCCGGACCTCACCCAGCCGCACCCTGCTGGGAGTTGAGGTAATCCGCCCAGAGCCCAAGGCAGCTAGAGCATGAAACCGGGGCTCAGCCCCAGCGTTCTGCACCCCAAGACCAGGGCTGGAGGCAAGCAGCCTGGGAAGGCAGGCCGGCTCCGGGGGCGGCCAAGCTGAAGGTGCCCGGGGTTACTCTGACAAGGCCTCCGCCTGGCTCTGGGGGACGCACCGCCAAGGGACCACCTCCTTCACTTCCTTGGCTCTCTCGGCCCGAGAGAACTGCCCCGGGGGGGGCAATGAACTGCCGCCTGGCCTTCCGGGTCTGGATCCAGCTTGTGGCCAGAACGAAGGCCCCGAGAGGAGGCTATCTCTAGCGGAATCCCCGCCACAGCCCCTCCAGCCATGCCTCAGGCTGAAGCTCAGTGTCTGCCCTCCACGACGCACCCCACACCAGACTCAGATTTGTGGGTGGACACACCATCCCTTTATTCAGATGCACCTTCCACATTTGTCTTGTCACATCGCGAGTGAGGACTGGCCGCCGTGCCAGCGCCACACGCCCATCCTCCTGGAGCACCTTGAAGCCCCGCACCCCAACCTCGCCAGTGAAGCACCTGCTGGAAAGACGGGAGAGGTGAGAAGGGGACACGAGGGCTGCTCCAACAGGAGATGAAGACGCTGCCCCCGACaggggtcacacagccaggacgGGGGAGAACCCACCGCAAGGGCCAGGGCCACAGAGCCACGTCTTCCACCCCGAGAAGCACTTACAGGTGACGGGCTGCAAGGGCAGGCAGCTGTGCCGCTGGCTCTTGCTCCCGGGTGAAGTTCCTCCTGGGGCAGTGACCCCAGGTCATTGTTGCTCTCTGGTCACCCTTCCGGGTCGCACTGGCTTCCATTCAACCTGCCAAAGCAAAGGAGTGTTAACCCTGACACCCTGGCTGAGCTCACAGCCGCCCCTCCCCGACTCCCCCGAAACCATCCACAGCTCCTAGGAGGGTCTCAAGCTAGTCATCGGGGCCAACCCAAGATGAGGCCCCGCCACGGGCCAGCGTGCCCAGGGCGGGCCTGCGCCTTTCAGATGGGCCAGGCCACTTTGTACTCTTAAGCAGAGCCAGCTACCCACATGGGATGGAGCTGCTTAGAAATCGGCGCGGGCTCTGAGAAAAAACTCATGGCAGCAACAGACATCAGAGAGAGCTAGTTAGGAGTGTGACTCAAAGAGGTCTGGAAAAGACAGTCAATTGATgaacaaaaaattccaaaagGCGGGGCGTTTGGTGGTCTCCAATCCTGCTCAACTGCCCGGGCCGCTCGCCTGGCTGCAGGCGGGGAAGGGCAAACGGCCGGGGTCTGCCTTTagttctagctttttttttttttttttttttttttttaaaaaagaaaaagaaaaatcgaAAAGCAAAAAAGTCAAAGGAACATTCCCCGGGTACACGACTTTACTTTCAAATGAGCTCTCAACAAGAGGAGGGATGCGGACGAGCAAAAGGAGTTACCTCGAATTACAGGACTATCTCCACATATGAGCTAGCCCAGGGAGCAGCTTGCGTCTCAGAGGTTTCTGTTGGGCGCACAACACTTCTGTCCTCCGAGGGGCTGCAGCTTCCATAGGCTAGCAGAGAACGCTCAGAACTTGTAAAGCAACAGCAGAGCTAGCTAATGAGCCGGTCAGTCTGTGGTCACCCGGGGACCCTGCCTGTGTCTGCTCTGTGGCCTGCTTCTAGACTAAGGGATTCAGGGTCAGCGTCGGGCGCCTGCGTGTCCACCGTCCCTGCTAGGCTGCCGGCCCCATCGAGCCTTCCGGCTGCCACGGCCAGAAGCGCCCTGGGGCTGCCCTGCGGTCCGAGAGCCCGCTCCCGTCACCCACCTGCTCGCCTAACTGGGGCCGGTGGCCGTCGGCTGTCACAGGGGCCCAGCCAGCGTCACTGACCCTGCCTTTCTCCTCTGGCTGTGGCAGCCTCGGGCGGGACTGCGGACCTAGTCCTCTAGCTGCCCTCTCTGCTCAGGTCTGCCTGCCTCGAGCCCCTGGAGGGCGCGTGTGGTGCAATCAAAGGGAGATGGTCAGAGCGAGGTTCATTCAGATGGTCTTTTAATCGGCTTCGTGAAGCCAAAGAAAACTGCGTACAAGAATTCCTTCACCACTTCAGATACAACATTGACGGGATATGCGTACGTCTTCCGGCAAAAAAGGAcaatataaatacacattttcaagAACCTCTCGGGGATGTCTGCAAGTCTACTGTGGGTCCCACAGGACAGGTGGGCGCCCGGGCCGGGCCAGGGCAGCCCGGGCGCTCTGCTGCCACCCGCACGGTTCTACCACGCTACACTCAGAAACGTGACACCGAGTTGGAAAAAAGCTACAACTTGCTCAGCTTCCGACAAAGAGCAGATTCAGAGTCTGTTCAATCTCAAAGAGAAGTGACTCGGGGCACCCAACTTCACAGGGCCGACcccactgaaaagaaaaagaaaaaaagcaacacaaccgaaaacaaaaaacaaaactctcacaACCCCTggtgattttctaaaaaaaaaaaaaactcttggctCACGGtaaaaaggtaaaagtaaaacTGGAAGTGCTCTTCAAAACGTTTTTAAGACTCTTAAAAACGGACAGCGCTTCCTTAAAAGCAAAGTATAGTAACGAGGCCATCTGGGGGCCAGAAGCAGTCAGGCTGTGTTTGACAAGATCAGAACCAATAAGACTACAAAAGTGGGTACAAGGAGGTGTGATCACTACACATTAACGATTCAGCGGAGCTCCCAAAATCTTTAAATATACGGCCATTGGAAGGACGATCTCGAGCAGGAAGGATTTTTACTCGTTGTGTGTAGCTGAGAACAAGAAGCAGGCACAGTGTAAAGGCGCTGAAGCACGCGACGAGAGGCAGCATTCCACTCCCGGCCCAAACCTGGGGGCTCAGCCCTGGGGGCTCGGGAGCGACCAACCCCCCCACATGGCCGAGGGTGGCGGGCACGGCCCACATGCACGGATGCGGCCTGCTCTGCTCGGTGGGCCCTcgctctccctttcctccttggtCAGCCTGGTTTTGCCTTTACGTTCTGTGGCAGAAGTGGCTGCTGGCACCGAGACCCAAGAGGGCAGTCTCGTCCCTTACGGGGCATAGTGACCGGGTCTGAGCACTGCCCAGAGGGCACCGAGGCTCACTGAGCTCCCACCACAGGCCCGTGGAGCGCCGCTTACCATAACTGTCGTAGCTGTCTCTGTAGGACCCGCCCGAGCTCCGGTCACCGCAGCTGCCGCCCTGACTCCGGCTGCAGGAAGGACACAGGTGAGCGCCAGGGGCCACCTCGGGGGACTCTCACCAGTCCCCATGCCAGCGTCCCCACAGAGCCTCCCAGGCCCCCCTGCGCAGGACCGCCGCCCGTACCTGCTGTAGTAGTCTCTGGAGCCTCCATAGCCCCCACTCCTGGACTCGAACCGGCTCCCCCCGTAGCCGCGGTCCCCTCCTCCTACAGACAGTACGGGAAGGAGAAGTGAGTGGCAGCTCCTGCAGCAATGCCCCCACCTTGTACCTGCAAGTGGCACTCACCTCTGGAGAACCCACGGCCCCGGCCTCGGCCCCCGCGGAAGAAGCCCCGGCCCCCGGCAGAGCCACCT
This window of the Physeter macrocephalus isolate SW-GA unplaced genomic scaffold, ASM283717v5 random_311, whole genome shotgun sequence genome carries:
- the FAM174C gene encoding protein FAM174C encodes the protein MGPHVLPPRLLPVLLLPALLCGAEDPTPPSLRRTQATLLLQPAVTNGSQPGAPHNSTHPWPLGSPDSPLLRSLYVVTGLIVLAVLYFLIRAYRLKKPQRRRYGLLANTEDPTEMASLDSDKETVFETRNLR